In one window of Maribacter sp. BPC-D8 DNA:
- a CDS encoding aminotransferase class V-fold PLP-dependent enzyme, translating to MEKFRKEFPVLRKGIYANTAVYGLLYDSLLEWRQEHDLDFLLDGSDMREQSLKVISGTRTTVGKFFNCKRENVALVSNFSSGLNVLLEGLNAKKKVLLVENDYPSLNWSFENRDFEISYISMTTDLEERIQETISSQKIEVLALSLVQWLDGFAINLDFLKELKKQNPDLIIMVDGTQFCGSSSFDFDNSGIDVLGASAYKWLLAGYGNGFMLFSDQVKNEFSINNIGFNAADGDFDKKDEIRFAKKFEPGHLSSLIFGSLKFSLDFFERIGMDKITEHNRKLSEKAKSEFQKLGLLSDEVSGRNQHSTIFNIKANEATYQKLIDNDVFCAQRGDGVRLSFHFYNTEAEIDAIVKILKTGK from the coding sequence ATGGAAAAATTTAGAAAAGAATTCCCAGTTTTAAGAAAAGGTATTTATGCGAACACCGCAGTGTATGGTTTGCTGTATGATTCTTTGTTAGAATGGCGGCAAGAGCATGATCTAGACTTTTTATTAGATGGTAGCGATATGCGCGAGCAATCTTTAAAGGTAATTTCAGGTACGCGTACTACTGTTGGTAAGTTCTTTAATTGTAAACGAGAGAACGTAGCATTAGTTAGTAACTTTTCATCAGGACTTAATGTGTTGTTGGAAGGATTGAATGCGAAGAAAAAGGTGCTACTTGTTGAGAATGATTACCCTTCTCTTAATTGGAGTTTTGAGAATAGAGATTTTGAGATTTCCTATATATCTATGACTACCGATTTAGAAGAGCGTATTCAAGAAACAATATCAAGTCAGAAAATCGAGGTACTTGCTTTAAGCTTGGTGCAGTGGTTAGACGGTTTTGCTATTAATCTGGATTTCTTAAAAGAATTGAAAAAACAAAATCCTGATTTGATTATCATGGTAGATGGTACCCAGTTTTGTGGTAGTTCTAGCTTTGATTTTGATAACTCAGGTATTGATGTTTTGGGTGCTAGTGCTTATAAGTGGTTATTGGCTGGTTATGGTAACGGATTTATGTTGTTTTCGGATCAAGTTAAAAATGAGTTTTCGATAAATAATATTGGCTTTAATGCTGCCGACGGAGATTTTGATAAAAAAGATGAAATTAGATTTGCTAAGAAATTCGAGCCAGGTCATCTGTCATCGCTGATTTTTGGGAGTTTAAAGTTTTCTCTAGATTTTTTTGAAAGAATAGGGATGGATAAAATAACAGAACACAACCGTAAATTATCAGAAAAGGCAAAATCAGAATTTCAAAAACTAGGACTATTATCTGATGAGGTTTCGGGAAGAAACCAGCATAGTACCATTTTTAACATCAAAGCAAACGAAGCTACTTATCAAAAACTAATAGATAATGATGTGTTTTGTGCCCAAAGAGGCGACGGAGTTCGTTTAAGTTTTCATTTCTATAATACAGAAGCAGAAATAGATGCAATTGTAAAAATCTTAAAAACAGGAAAGTAG
- the murI gene encoding glutamate racemase translates to MDDRQIGIFDSGIGGTSIWGEIQELLPNEKCIYLADSKNAPYGEKSEERILELSIKNTEYLLSQGCKIIVVACNTATTNAIDYLRANYTVPFIGIEPALKPAAINTKSKIVGVLATKGTLSSSLFHSTSKNHAAGITVLEQRGTGLVEMIENGNLQGDELYHLLEGYIKPMLEKGMDYLVLGCTHYPYLIPLLKKMLPENVTIIDSGQAVARQTKTVLAKNELLTNSTNVGIHQFYTNGDEKVLASILESAKPKYTVSFKDF, encoded by the coding sequence ATGGACGATAGGCAAATAGGTATTTTCGATTCTGGTATTGGCGGCACTTCTATCTGGGGAGAAATACAAGAGCTTTTACCTAATGAAAAATGCATTTATTTGGCAGATAGTAAGAATGCGCCTTATGGAGAAAAATCTGAAGAACGAATTTTAGAGCTGAGTATAAAGAACACCGAATATTTATTAAGCCAAGGTTGTAAAATTATAGTCGTTGCCTGTAATACGGCAACGACAAACGCTATTGATTATTTAAGGGCAAATTATACTGTTCCTTTTATAGGTATTGAGCCAGCACTAAAACCTGCGGCTATAAATACTAAATCTAAGATTGTGGGTGTTTTAGCTACTAAGGGGACTTTGTCGAGTAGTCTATTTCATAGTACCTCAAAAAATCATGCTGCTGGTATTACTGTTTTAGAACAACGAGGCACCGGTTTGGTAGAGATGATTGAGAACGGAAACCTTCAAGGCGATGAATTATACCATTTGTTAGAGGGGTATATAAAACCTATGCTTGAAAAGGGAATGGATTATCTTGTTTTGGGCTGTACGCATTACCCATATTTAATTCCGCTATTGAAAAAAATGCTACCAGAAAATGTAACTATAATTGACTCTGGTCAGGCAGTGGCGCGACAAACAAAAACAGTTTTAGCCAAAAACGAGTTGTTGACCAATTCTACAAATGTTGGTATTCATCAATTTTATACGAATGGTGATGAAAAAGTACTTGCTTCGATTTTAGAGTCCGCTAAGCCAAAGTACACCGTTTCTTTTAAAGACTTTTAA
- a CDS encoding 2TM domain-containing protein: MFSRNKNTSKLDLEQHELLENAQKRVKQKKRLYTHFVVFLVGSVFLVLINKILKYGQEYNWFVWAITFWGFLFVLHIFNVFVTNKFMGNDWERSQREKLVAKQKKRIAEMEKEIEQEIKLPTAIEPEPKKKLL; encoded by the coding sequence ATGTTTTCTAGAAATAAAAATACCTCCAAATTAGATTTAGAGCAGCATGAGCTATTAGAGAATGCTCAAAAAAGGGTTAAACAAAAAAAACGCCTTTACACGCATTTCGTAGTATTTTTAGTTGGTAGTGTTTTCTTGGTGCTTATCAATAAAATATTAAAATACGGACAAGAATATAATTGGTTCGTTTGGGCTATTACCTTTTGGGGATTTCTATTTGTTCTACACATTTTCAATGTCTTTGTCACCAATAAATTTATGGGTAATGACTGGGAACGTTCACAACGTGAGAAATTAGTAGCGAAGCAAAAGAAACGCATTGCTGAAATGGAGAAAGAAATTGAACAGGAAATAAAACTACCTACCGCAATTGAACCCGAACCTAAAAAAAAACTACTTTGA
- a CDS encoding dihydrofolate reductase translates to MIAAAAENNALGKDNDLLWHLPDDFKRFKKLTSGHKIIMGRKTYESFPKPLPNRTHIIITRDKNYSVDYNECKVVHSLDEAVDLVGNEIAFIIGGGEIYKQGEKHSDKIELTRVHATFEDADTFFPEIDENYWMLTNQEFHPTDEKHKLSFTYLTYVKKENTLKSL, encoded by the coding sequence ATGATAGCTGCGGCAGCAGAAAACAACGCTTTAGGCAAAGACAACGATTTGCTTTGGCATTTACCAGATGATTTTAAAAGATTCAAGAAATTAACGTCTGGTCATAAAATTATAATGGGCAGAAAAACATATGAAAGTTTCCCTAAGCCTTTACCAAACAGAACCCATATCATCATTACCAGAGATAAAAATTACTCGGTAGACTATAATGAATGTAAAGTAGTGCACTCTTTAGATGAAGCAGTAGATTTAGTGGGAAATGAAATTGCCTTTATAATTGGTGGCGGAGAAATTTACAAGCAAGGTGAAAAGCATTCTGACAAAATAGAACTTACCCGTGTGCATGCTACTTTTGAAGATGCCGATACCTTTTTTCCAGAAATTGATGAGAACTATTGGATGCTAACAAACCAAGAGTTTCACCCAACAGACGAAAAACACAAGTTATCATTCACTTATTTAACCTACGTCAAAAAAGAAAATACGCTTAAAAGTCTTTAA